GCCTTCGGCTGACCGCTAATCAACTCCAGCCTGACCGCTTGAAGTAGAAAAGCCGGTTCATCCGGGAAACGGCCGTGTTTGTTCGGATGCGTTTCAGGCGCGGTGGGTCGACGTAGCGATAGCCTGTGGTGTGAGCCACCGGTCTGGCTGAAAAAGCAACGCTCGTTTGACCCGTGGCCGCAGACCAGACCACGTTGGTGCGCAAACAACCTGACCTGCGGCCACCGGTTAAACGACTCGAACTACGTCGCGGCGTTGTCAGCGAGGGCGACATAGGGTCTTTGGAGCAAAGTAAGGGTGGGTCGGAATGGATTTTATTCAGCCAAGAGCGGAGCTGTCAGCATTAGGTCGCTGTGTGACTCGCGGCTGTCCGTTCGGCAGGAATCACGGGCGCGACCGGGCTGACCGCCGACGGTCCCGAATCCATCCTGCAGCGAGGACCGAGGAGCAAATAATGGTTCCTGACACCTTTGGCGGCTTCCCCCGGTCTTCATCGACGTACAACGCCGATGGCCAGCCGGTGGAATCGATCAATGCGCTGGGCAGCCGCGCAACGCAGGTTTATGACTTCGGCCGCGGCGTGGGAACGATCGATGCCCGCGGCAACCGCAGCACCAGCATCTACAACAGCGTCAGTCGCGTCGTGGCCAGCCAGAACGCGCAGGCCTTCGCTGGACGACGATCTTCAACTCGGTCGGTCAGGTCGTTGCCTCTCCAGGACCCGCTGGGCAGCGCAGGCAACATCTATGACAGTGCCGGACGCACGGTGGCCACGGAGAATCCCGCTGAACGATCGCAGCACGGTGGTCTACAACATCGCTTCGCAGACGATCGCCACGATCGATGCCAACGATCATCGCTCGACGAATATCTACGACCCAGTCTCGGCCGCAATCTGGCGGAAGTCAATCCGCTCGATTACCGCACAACAACGGTGTTCGACGCCGTCGGGCGGCGCATCGCCCTGATCGATGCCCGGAGCAACCGCCACAGCTTTACCTATGACGCCACCGGCAATCAGACGCAGCAGATCGATCCGCTCGACCGCCGAGGTAACATCCGGCTACGACGCAGCGTCGCAGCAGGTTCTGAGAATCGATGCTCGCGGCAACCGCCTGGCTACGTGTTCGACGCCAACGGTCAGCTCACCGTTCGGAAATATCCTGATGCCTCACGGGCGACGTTCGCGTATGATGCAGGCGGCAACAGAACGCTCATGGCCAACCAGACGGGCCGGTACAGCTTCTCGTATGACGGCGTCGGAAACACGACTGTGGCCGCACACCCAGACAATAAGACGATCACCTATGCCTGGGACCCGGTGGGCAACCGGGCTCACATGGACGCTCCAGATTCCGGCCGCTTCGCGTACAGCCACGACGCCGCCAACCAGATCGCCTGGCTGCACAACCCGTTCAACGAACGCACCACGTTCACCAATGACAATGCCGGTCGCCGCATTCTGCAGAAGAACGCGAACGGCACGCGGGCGTCGTACGCGTACGACGATGGCAGCAATCTGACGGCGGCTGTACAACCTCAAGAGCGACGGCAACGTGATCAGTTCGTTCGACTACCGCTACGACGACGCCGGCAACCGCGTCGCCGTGGGAGAAGCCAACGGCGACCGCGTGACTGGACCTACGACGATGCCAACCAGTTGCTGTCCGAACACCGCAGCGGGTAACGCCTACCGCAACACGTTCACGTTCGACCCCGTGGGCGTACTTCGTCCTCAACGGACGGGACAAGAACCACCACCACCTTCGATAACGCCAACCAGATCGAGTACTCACTCGCCGCTGCGGGAAGGACCACCTACACGTTCGACAACGACGGTAACCAGCAGATCGTGCTTGAACCAAACGGCGATCGGACGACCTACGGCTGGGACTTTGAAAATCGCATGGTGACTGCGGCCTCCCGACCAACGTCCGCAACACGATGACCTATAACGCCGACAACCGGCGAGGTCCTAAAACAGCAGAATACCGACGTCACGAAGTTTCTCTGGGATCCGGCTGCAGATGCCTACCTTGCGGAACTCGATTCCGCGGACACAGTGGACGTCACATACAGTTGCGAGCCGGTTGAGTACGGCCATGTGGTCACCCAGCGTCGCGGCAATGATAGCTACTGGCGGCAGGCCGACGCACTGGGGTCATCACGAGAGTTGACGAACGTGGTCCAAGCAGCGACCGACACGTACATCTATGATGCGTGGGGCAATCAGATCGCCAGCACCGGCACCACCGTCAACCCCTTCCGCTGGGTCGGTGGCTTGGGATATTACTTTGATTCTAGCGTACCGGACTGCACTACGTTCGAGCGATACTATCAGGATGACATAGGGCTTTGGCTTTCTGGAGACCCTCTCAGGTTGAAAAAGTATTGAATCTGTATTCCTATGGCTATAACAGTCCACTACTCCATGCCGACCCCTCAGGGCAGCCCGGTGGAACGATTCCATTGTCAAAAATTGCTCGGCTTCTGCAGATCATTGCTCGTGGTGGTCCAGCCACCCAAGCCGCGCTGCTTCGCTCAGATCGCTACTAAGTTCCATTCCGATACTTGGCTGGATCGCTATTCTTTATTCACTCTGCCTCACGTATGGCGCGTACCGCTGCTCGTCAGGGTGGAAACGATGTGTGAAGAATATGGAGGACAAAAGCGAAGAGACAGACTGCGAAGAACGAGTGTGTTTGGGGATTCAAGCCCCCCTGTATGGGATCTCGGCGAGAAACTGAACGAGTGTGCGGAGCGATTCGCAGGCCCTTTGAGGAAAAGTGCCATTGGCAGTACCTGCTATGCACCGCTTGCCGGTGTGGCTGGGGTGGATTCAAGTACCAACGTCCGATTGTGCCCCGCGGGGTCGATTGTCTCGATATGTGCGCTGGACCAACCGCAACTGGCTTGCAGAGTTCCCGACGACACCGTAACTGCAGCGATTCAAACCACTAGTGGATATCTCGGAAATATTGGGAGTTGAGTGTGATTCGAGTTGGTTCAGTCGAGTGGCCATTAGGCATTAATCTTGAAGAACATGCGTCTTGGAAGATGATCTGTACCGCCGCGGCGCGAGGCGTACCGGGATGACAGCCGTGCCATTCATAGTGAACATTTTATTCGGGCTGCGAGCGTGCTAGGTGTCCCGGCATTGGTCGACCGGTTTGGAGGATTCGCCGCTGCCGTCCGCCAACTTCGCGAAGCTTCCCATGAGTGCTACCCACCTTTGATCTCCTACGAGGAATGCAGAACTGGAAGAAGGGCCGGAGTATTTGTCGACAGAACTCCGGAATCGGATCGAGGCCTTCAACATTCGAGCAAATCCCTTCCGGCCATTGAAGATGCTGTCAACTTCGCTTGCTTTATCAGCGGTCGCGGGCACAACGTGTCGCCGATCAAGCAGCACGGAGACACCGTCCCGACTACGAGGTTCGCTCGGCAAAAATGATCCTGTGCAGCATTTGGCAGACATTTGAAACAAGAAACACGGTGCGGTGACAACAGGTGCTGAGCAACCACTTTCATGTCGTGCTGAGAACTCGGCCCGATGTGGTGGCTCAGTGGTCGGGATGACGAGGTGGCTCGGCGGTGGTGGGAGCTGTTTCCCCGGCGACGCAACGAGGACGGGTCGGCGGCGGAACCGGCCGAAACCGATCTCAATGCGATCACGAACGATGCGGCCGTGCTGGAGGAACGCCGCAAGCGGTTGTCGAGCATTTCGTGGTTCATGCGATGCACGTCGGAAGTGATTGCCCGCCTGGATGCGGCGAACGCCGAAGACGAATGCACGGGCCGGTTCTGGGAGGGCCGCTTCAAGGCTCAGGTGCTGCCCGATGAAGAATCGCTCGCCGCCTGCATGGCCTGCGTCGACCTGAATCCCGTGCGAGCCGGTCTGGCGGAAACTCCGGAAGACAGCGACTTCACCAGCGTGCAGGAACGCGCGGCCGATCTGAAGGCGGCGGAGCAGTTTTCAGTTGGCAGTGTTCAGTGTTCAGAGAAATAGGCGGGAAGGCGGGGCCGTATAGTTGACTGGGCGAGGGTCTGACGGTCAGAAAGCGCTGTTATCAACCTACAGGCGAAGAAGGCGGGATTACCATCGGCGAAAGAGGCGGGGCCATCCATTGTTGACGTGACGAAGTCTTACGGTTAAGCTTCGGCCTGTCAACTGCGGGCTTGTCGCCGTTTGTTGAGTTTCGAATTCCCAGAAAGGCTGTCGTCATGGCACGCGTAAACCGCCGGGAAGTGTTGTCGGAAGATGAGATTCAGGTGGTTCACTGCATCAACCGCTGCGTGAGGCGGGGGTTTCTGTGCGGAGCGGATCCGGTTTCGGGTCAGGACTACGAGCATCGGCGGCAGTGGATTCGTAATCGGCTGGAATTTCTGGCCGGAGTGTTCGGCGTCGAAGTCATGGGGTTCGCTGTGATGAGCAACCACTTTCACGTCGTGCTGAGGACTCGGCCGGATGTGGTGGCGGGGTGGTCCGATGAGGAAGTCGCTCGGCGGTGGTGGGCTTATTCCCTCTGCGACGCAATCAGGACGGATCGGCGGCGGAACCGGCCGAGACGGATCTCAACGCGATCATCAATGACGCCGCGACGCTCGAAGAACGCCGCAAGCGGCTGTCGAGCGTGTCGTGGTTCATGCGGTGCATGTCGGAAGTGATTGCCCGCATGGCCAACGCCGAAGACGGATGCACGGGCCGGTTCTGGGAAGGCCGCTTCCAGAAATCAGGTGCTGCCCGATGAAGAAGCGATCGCTGCGTGCATGGTCTATGTCGACCTGGAGCCCCGTGCGAGCCGGTCTGGCGGAGACTCCGGAAGACAGTGACTTCACCAGCGTTCAGGAACGCGTGGCCGATCTGAAATCGGCGGAGCAGATTTCAGACGACAGCGTTCAGTTATCAGAGCACGGCGCGAAGTCGGCAGCCGAACAGGCCCCCTCATCCGCCCTTCGGGCACCTTCTCCCCCGCGGGGGAGAAGGTCGCGTCGAACACGGTCCGAAAGCCGGCTGGCTGGCTCCGGTGGAACTGGATCCAAAGCGAAAGAAGGTCCGCGAAGAATCCAATCCTCGCCGAGCCGCAACAAAAGGCTGTCTGCCGATGACTCCTGGCCGAGTACCTGCAACTCGTCGACTGGACCGGTCGCCAGCTTCACCCCGGCAAGCAGGGCGTGATCTCGGAGAGCTGCTCCGCCGATTCTGGAAGCGGCTGGGCACTCTCGGGAACTCTGGCTGCACATGGTGAAGAAGTTCGGCAAACGTCGGGCGTTGGTGTCGGTTTCGGCAGCAACACGGCAGTCGATGGATTCGCCGAATTCTGCCGCGAAGATCGGTGCCGTGTGACGAGGAAGAGTCGACGCAGGTTCTTTCGGCTGACCTGTTGCTGCTCACGACTGGAGAAGTCAAAGGAGAACTCAAAGGGGGGCAGGGCTCGTTGATCGGCTCATCTGCCTGCGAAGAGTTGCACGAGTCGATGAAGCCTGCCCTTTGATGCATTCCTTTGTCACGTTCAAGGCAGCCATCGCCGGAACCGTGCGATGCTTGTTCCGGCAGACATCTGCTTAACGGGGAGACCGGAGGGCTCGTCGGGATTGCGCTCGCTGGTGCGGGAAGGCGGGATGGCGGCGTGGCTGTCTGGCCTGGCCGGATCTCACACGTGCTTGTACACGGATTCGAAGTCGATGTCGTATCTCTTCATTTTCTTGTACAGCGTCGTGCGATTGATGCCGAGCGCTCGCGCGGTGCTCTGGCGATTCCAGCCGTTGGATTCCAGAGCCTGGATGATGAGCTGCCGTTCGGGCTGCGACAGAGCTTTCTTCAGCGACGCTCCGCCCAGGTGTGCTTCCACGGACGCCCGTCGTTCGTCTTCGACAAAGATTCGTTCGGGCAGATCCGCGGCGGTGATGCGGTCCGTTCGCGACAGCACGACGGCGCGTTCGACCACGTTGACAAGTTCCCGCACGTTTCCGGGCCAGCGATACTGCTGCATCGCCTGCAGAGCGGATTCGTCGAATCCAACAATGTTGCGGCCTGTCTGTTCGCGGAACACTTTCAGGTAGTGATCGACCAGCAGCGGGATATCGCCCAGCCGCTCGCGCAGAGCGGGCTGAGTCAGCGTGATGACGTTGATGCGATACAGCAGGTCTTCGCGAAATTCGCCGCGTCGGACGGCTTCTTCCAGATCCTGGTTCGTCGCCAGCACCAGTCGGACGTCGACCTTGTGAGTTTCATTTCCGCCGACGGCTTCGAATTCGCGATCCTGCAGAACTCGCAGCAGCTTGACCTGCAGTGAAGGCGACGCGGTGGCGATTTCGTCCAGAAACAGAGTCCCGCCGTCCGCCTGCAGAAACTTGCCGACCTTGTCGTGCGACGCTCCCGTGAACGCTCCGGCGACGTGCCCGAACAGTTCGCTTTCCAGCAGCGTATCCGGCAATGCTCCGCAGGCCACTTCGACAAACGGCTTATCGGCGCGATCGCTGTGCTGGTGAATGCTGCGAGCGGTGATGGTCTTGCCGGTACCGCTTTCGCCCAGAATCAGCACGGTCGTGCGAGTCGGCGCGACACTTTCGATCAGCTCGAACATCCGCAGCATCTTGTAATCTTTGCCGACGATGTTCGCCATTCCGTGCTTTTCGCGAAGCTGAGCTTTCAGGCTGCGGTTTTCTTCAAGGATCTGCCGCTGTCCGATGGCTCGTTCGATCGACAGATTCAGTTCTTCGTCGATGACGGGCTTGGTCAGATAATCGAACGCTCCCATGCGGATGGCTTCGACCGCGCTTTCGATCGTGCCGAATCCGGTCAGCAGAATGACGGCGGTTTCCGGAGCGTGCTCGCGAGTCCACTGCAGAAGTTCAAAGCCATCGCGATCCTGCAGATTGACATCGCAGACGACAACTTCGAACGGGAATTCTTCCATGCGTTCGATGGCTTCCTGACAGCCGCTGGCCGTTTCTGTGCGGTGGCCCAGACTGCGAAGGTAGTCGGCCATCGCGTTCAGAATGAAACGATCGTCGTCTACAACCAGCAGCGAACCTGATGAAGCCGTCGCCATGAGTATCCCCTCGTGTGTCGCAGTCCGGCCGCGCGACCGGAGATGCCGGTCGGCCTGCGGCGTGTTGTCTTGTCGTTCAACAGCGGGAGCGATTCACGAGGTCGCCGCGCGGCGGATTCCAGCGGGTGATTTGTCCGAACACCGTGCCGGGGAATTCCGAAACCGCAGCGACATGAACTTGAGGGGAAGATTGGGCAACCGTAGTTCCCGAATGTCACCGCTGACGTCGCAAGTCGGCAACAAGTGTTAAGGAATCCGCATTAGACACTCCCCGCGTCGTCAGAATCGTTGTGACCGGAACCCGCGAACGCGGTCGTCCGGCCAAAGCTTCAAGCTTCGGCAACACGCGGTCCCGTGCCGTCAGCAATCCCCGATCGCTGAAAAGCGGCCAAGTCACTACCATTCCGCGTCCCGTCGCGGCGCCGCGTTGTCGCCGCACCGTTTTCCGCACTGCACGAGCGCTATCCATGGAAGCCGTCGCCGCCCTGCTGACTCTGACGCTGATGGAGATCGTGCTGGGGATTGACAACATCATCTTTATCACGATTCTGACGGATCGATTGCCCGAACAGCAGCAGTCGACGGCACGACATCTGGGACTGATTCTGGCGATGGCCTCCCGCATCGCATTGCTGTTCGCCGTGACCTGGCTGCTGGGTCTGACGGCACCGTTCCTGTCGCTGACGTCGCTGGGGATTTCGGAAAGCTGGCTGAAGTCGATCAGCCCGGATCACTGGGAACAGATCAACGGCGTTTCCTGGCGAGACGTGATTCTGTTTGTCGGCGGACTGTTTCTGATCCGGCACAGCGTCCGCGAAATTCACGAACGCATGGAAGGTCCTCGCGACGAAGAAGCGAATCTGGCCGCGGCGAAAACGTTCACCGGAGTGCTGGTCAACATCACCATTATGGACGTGATCTTTTCGCTGGATTCGGTCATCACCGCCGTGGCCATGGCCAAAGACGTGTGGGTCATGGTCGCCGCCATTGTGCTGTCGGTGCTGGTGATGATGATGTTCGCAGGGCGCGTCAGCCGGTTTGTCAAACAACATCCGACGCTGAAAATGCTGGCGCTCAGTTTTCTGATTCTGATCGGAGTCATGCTGGTGGCCGAAGCCATCGGGACTCACATCGACAAGGGATATATCTATTTCGCGATGGCGTTCTCGCTGGTCGTCGAAGGGCTGAATATCCGCACGCGAACGAAGGACCGGCCAGCGCTGTGAGCGAACTTCCGATCATCTCCGTCACCGAACTGGTGACCGCGTTCAAGGAAATCGTCGAAACCGCACTGCCGCCGTGCTGTGTGGAAGGTGAGATTTCCAACTGCAAACGCTCCGCCGCGGGACACTTTTACCTGACACTGAAGGATGACCACGCGGAGATCTCCGCCGTCATCTGGCGCAGCGCCGCGGCGCGACTGAAGTTTCAGCCAAAGGACGGACTGCAGGTACTGGCGACCGGATCGCTGCAGGTCTATGTCGCTCGCGGAACCTGTCAGTTCAACATCAGCCGATTGCTGCCGCAGGGTGTCGGTGAGCTGGAACTGGCGTTTCGGCAGTTGAAGGATCGACTGCAGAACGAGGGCCTGTTCGATGCCGAA
This Planctomycetaceae bacterium DNA region includes the following protein-coding sequences:
- a CDS encoding sigma-54 dependent transcriptional regulator; the protein is MATASSGSLLVVDDDRFILNAMADYLRSLGHRTETASGCQEAIERMEEFPFEVVVCDVNLQDRDGFELLQWTREHAPETAVILLTGFGTIESAVEAIRMGAFDYLTKPVIDEELNLSIERAIGQRQILEENRSLKAQLREKHGMANIVGKDYKMLRMFELIESVAPTRTTVLILGESGTGKTITARSIHQHSDRADKPFVEVACGALPDTLLESELFGHVAGAFTGASHDKVGKFLQADGGTLFLDEIATASPSLQVKLLRVLQDREFEAVGGNETHKVDVRLVLATNQDLEEAVRRGEFREDLLYRINVITLTQPALRERLGDIPLLVDHYLKVFREQTGRNIVGFDESALQAMQQYRWPGNVRELVNVVERAVVLSRTDRITAADLPERIFVEDERRASVEAHLGGASLKKALSQPERQLIIQALESNGWNRQSTARALGINRTTLYKKMKRYDIDFESVYKHV
- a CDS encoding TerC family protein — its product is MEAVAALLTLTLMEIVLGIDNIIFITILTDRLPEQQQSTARHLGLILAMASRIALLFAVTWLLGLTAPFLSLTSLGISESWLKSISPDHWEQINGVSWRDVILFVGGLFLIRHSVREIHERMEGPRDEEANLAAAKTFTGVLVNITIMDVIFSLDSVITAVAMAKDVWVMVAAIVLSVLVMMMFAGRVSRFVKQHPTLKMLALSFLILIGVMLVAEAIGTHIDKGYIYFAMAFSLVVEGLNIRTRTKDRPAL